One part of the Podarcis muralis chromosome 3, rPodMur119.hap1.1, whole genome shotgun sequence genome encodes these proteins:
- the LOC114593540 gene encoding cytochrome P450 2K4-like: MDWMEPIPALFLFILMISFVLKLGTFWNKSSQKLPPGPRALPLIGNLHSMDLKRPYRTMLKWSKEYGSVFSIQMGSKKMVVLTGYETVKEALVNQADAFAERPIVPILEEITKGFGVAFSHGEYWKVMRRFALTTLRDYGMGKRSIEDRIVEECSVLVKKFESYQGNPFETVTIMNAAVANIIVAILLDKRFDYEDPTYIRLLKLVNENARLVGSSSVLLYNMFPALGFLLGAPKTVLRNRDELFAFINATFIKHLRDLDENDQRSFIDSFLIRQQKEEKKNKTNGYFHNENLKAVVANLFAAGMETTSTTLRWGLLLMMKYPEIQIKVQEEIAKVVGSSQPRIEHRTKMPYTDAVVHEIQRFADVVPTNLPHATTTDVTLNGYFIPKGTHIIPLLSSVLHDESQWEKPHKFYPEHFLNSEGKFIKRDAFMPFSAGRRACVGESLAKMELFLFFTSLLQRFTFQPPPGTSQEDLDLTPVVGLTTSPMPHQLCALPRF, encoded by the exons ATGGATTGGATGGAGCCGATTCCAGCGTTGTTCCTCTTTATCCTTATGATTTCCTTTGTTTTGAAACTGGGCACTTTCTGGAACAAGAGCTCCCAAAAACTTCCGCCAGGACCAAGGGCTTTGCCTCTCATTGGGAATCTCCACAGCATGGATCTGAAGAGGCCTTATAGAACCATGCTAAAG TGGTCAAAAGAGTATGGCTCTGTCTTCAGCATCCAAATGGGTTCCAAGAAAATGGTGGTGCTGACAGGATATGAGACGGTAAAGGAGGCCCTGGTGAATCAGGCCGATGCATTTGCCGAGAGGCCCATTGTCCCAATTTTGGAAGAGATCACAAAGGGCTTTG GTGTAGCTTTTTCTCATGGTGAATACTGGAAAGTGATGCGACGGTTTGCGCTAACCACATTACGGGATTACGGCATGGGAAAGAGGTCCATAGAGGACAGAATTGTTGAAGAGTGCAGCGTCCTGGTTAAGAAATTTGAATCTTACCAAG GAAACCCGTTTGAGACCGTCACAATTATGAATGCAGCTGTTGCCAATATTATAGTGGCCATACTACTAGACAAGCGATTTGATTATGAAGATCCCACATACATAAGACTTCTAAAGTTGGTCAATGAAAATGCCCGGCTTGTTGGAAGCTCTTCAGTCCTG CTGTATAACATGTTTCCTGCTCTTGGTTTTCTTTTGGGGGCTCCTAAGACTGTCCTTCGCAACAGAGATGAGCTGTTTGCCTTCATAAATGCCACCTTCATAAAACAcctccgagatttggatgaaaaTGACCAGAGGAGCTTTATTGACTCATTTCTTATTCGACAGCAAAAG gaggagaagaagaacaaGACGAATGGATATTTCCACAACGAAAACTTAAAAGCTGTTGTGGCCAATTTATTTGCTGCTGGCATGGAGACCACTTCTACCACACTGCGCTGGGGACTGTTACTAATGATGAAATATCCTGAAATTCAGA TAAAGGTCCAAGAAGAAATTGCAAAGGTTGTTGGATCTTCTCAGCCAAGGATTGAACACCGAACAAAAATGCCTTATACAGATGCCGTGGTCCATGAGATCCAGAGATTTGCTGATGTTGTCCCAACCAACCTGCCACATGCCACGACTACAGATGTTACCCTCAATGGCTACTTCATTCCAAAG GGGACTCACATCATACCATTGCTGTCCTCTGTGCTGCACGATGAATCTCAATGGGAGAAACCACATAAATTCTATCCTGAGCATTTTCTCAACTCTGAAGGAAAATTCATAAAGAGAGATGCTTTCATGCCTTTCTCTGcag GTCGGAGAGCATGTGTAGGTGAGTCTCTTGCCAAAATGgagctcttcctcttcttcacaaGTCTCCTGCAGAGATTCACCTTCCAGCCACCCCCTGGAACATCTCAAGAAGACCTGGACCTTACTCCTGTTGTTGGGCTTACAACATCTCCCATGCCCCACCAGCTCTGTGCTCTGCCACGTTTCTAA